The Streptomyces sp. NBC_01353 genome contains a region encoding:
- the tilS gene encoding tRNA lysidine(34) synthetase TilS: protein MGPHPAVAAIRLAVRRVLHDVITEHRTDPAATPDKHPLVLVACSGGADSMALASALAFEARKLAVRAGGITVDHGLQDGSDQRATEVAGRMAALGLDPVEAVAVTVGREGGPEAAARDARYAALDEAAERHGATAVLLGHTRDDQAETVLLGLARGSGIRSLSGMAAVSGAAGRYRRPFLELDRQTVRKACVAQELAVWDDPHNADPAYTRSRLRHEGLPALEKALGKGVVEALARTAQLSRDDADALDSWAADAETAVRDEAGRLECAKLYGLPPAVRRRILRRAMIAEGAPAGSLFARHIEEVDRLITGWRGQGAINLPGRVEARRQGGRLVIRQG, encoded by the coding sequence ATGGGTCCCCATCCTGCGGTCGCGGCGATACGCCTGGCGGTCCGCCGCGTACTCCACGACGTCATCACCGAGCACCGGACAGACCCCGCCGCGACACCCGACAAGCACCCCCTCGTGCTCGTCGCCTGCTCCGGCGGAGCCGACTCCATGGCGCTCGCCTCCGCACTCGCCTTCGAAGCCCGCAAACTCGCCGTCCGCGCCGGCGGCATCACCGTCGACCACGGCCTCCAGGACGGCTCCGACCAGCGCGCCACCGAGGTCGCCGGACGCATGGCCGCACTCGGCCTCGACCCCGTCGAAGCCGTCGCCGTCACCGTCGGCCGCGAAGGAGGGCCCGAGGCCGCCGCCCGCGACGCCCGCTACGCCGCCCTCGACGAGGCCGCCGAACGCCACGGCGCCACCGCCGTCCTGCTCGGCCACACCCGCGACGACCAGGCCGAAACCGTCCTGCTCGGCCTCGCCCGCGGCTCAGGCATCCGCTCCCTCTCCGGCATGGCCGCCGTCTCCGGCGCCGCCGGCCGCTACCGCCGCCCTTTCCTGGAGCTCGACCGGCAGACCGTCCGCAAGGCCTGCGTCGCCCAGGAACTCGCCGTCTGGGACGACCCCCACAACGCGGACCCCGCCTACACCCGCTCCCGGCTCCGCCACGAAGGCCTCCCCGCCCTCGAGAAGGCCCTCGGCAAAGGCGTCGTCGAAGCCCTCGCCCGGACGGCCCAGCTCTCCCGCGACGACGCCGACGCCCTCGACTCCTGGGCCGCCGACGCCGAGACCGCCGTACGCGACGAAGCCGGCCGGCTCGAATGCGCCAAGCTCTACGGACTCCCGCCCGCCGTCCGCCGCCGCATCCTGCGCCGCGCCATGATCGCCGAAGGCGCACCCGCCGGATCCCTCTTCGCCCGCCACATCGAAGAGGTCGACCGGCTCATCACCGGCTGGCGCGGCCAAGGAGCCATCAATCTGCCCGGCCGCGTCGAGGCACGACGGCAGGGTGGCAGACTGGTCATTCGGCAAGGCTGA
- the hpt gene encoding hypoxanthine phosphoribosyltransferase has translation MGTDLKSVLITKEEIDAKLAELAAKIDAEYAGKDLLIVGVLKGAVMVMADLARALSTPVTMDWMAVSSYGAGTQSSGVVRILKDLDTDIKGKHVLIVEDIIDSGLTLSWLLSNLGSREPASLEVCTLLRKPDAAKVAIDVKWIGFDIPNEFVVGYGLDYAEKYRNLPFVGTLAPHVYGG, from the coding sequence ATGGGCACCGACCTCAAGTCGGTGCTCATCACCAAGGAAGAGATCGACGCGAAGCTGGCCGAGCTGGCCGCGAAGATCGACGCGGAGTACGCGGGCAAGGACCTGCTCATCGTCGGCGTCCTCAAGGGCGCCGTGATGGTGATGGCGGACCTGGCGCGCGCGCTGTCCACCCCCGTCACCATGGACTGGATGGCCGTCTCCTCCTACGGCGCCGGCACCCAGTCCTCCGGCGTCGTACGGATCCTCAAGGACCTCGACACCGACATCAAGGGCAAGCACGTCCTGATCGTCGAGGACATCATCGACTCCGGCCTGACCCTGTCGTGGCTGCTGTCGAACCTCGGCTCGCGCGAACCGGCCTCCCTCGAGGTCTGCACCCTCCTGCGCAAGCCGGACGCCGCCAAGGTCGCCATCGACGTGAAGTGGATCGGCTTCGACATCCCCAACGAGTTCGTCGTCGGCTACGGCCTCGACTACGCGGAGAAGTACCGCAACCTCCCCTTCGTCGGCACACTCGCGCCGCACGTCTACGGGGGCTGA
- the ftsH gene encoding ATP-dependent zinc metalloprotease FtsH, translating to MDVKRYFRGPVMWIVLAVLAVVVLMQVVGSSEGYKTVDTSRVVQAINDKQADQVKLTTGDEQVIKVELKKGADKDKYGGSTKIQASYIGDQGANLTTTLQDQAASGALDKGYTVSPERQSPFLSVLLSLLPFVLIVVVFLFLMNQMQGGGSRVMNFGKSKAKLITKDTPKTTFADVAGADEAVEELHEIKEFLQEPAKFQAVGAKIPKGVLLYGPPGTGKTLLARAVAGEAGVPFYSISGSDFVEMFVGVGASRVRDLFEQAKANAPAIVFVDEIDAVGRHRGAGLGGGHDEREQTLNQLLVEMDGFDVKGGVILIAATNRPDILDPALLRPGRFDRQIAVDRPDMQGRLEILKVHQKGKPVAPDVDLGAVARRTPGFTGADLSNVLNEAALLTARSDKKLVDNHSLDEAIDRVVAGPQKRTRIMSDKEKKITAYHEGGHALVAAASPNSDPVHKITILSRGRALGYTMVLPDEDKYSTTRNEMLDQLAYMLGGRAAEELVFHDPTTGAANDIEKATATARAMVTQYGMTERLGAIKFGGDNTEPFLGREMAHQRDYSEEVAALVDEEVKKLIETAHNEAWEILVENRDVLDNLVIELLEKETLNKEQIAEIFAPIVKRPARPAWTGSSRRTPSTRPPVLSPRELALTNGANGSAAVDTTKAIEIAPEEAPEA from the coding sequence ATGGACGTGAAGCGATACTTCCGTGGGCCGGTCATGTGGATCGTGCTGGCCGTCCTCGCCGTGGTCGTGCTGATGCAGGTCGTCGGCTCGTCCGAGGGCTACAAGACGGTGGACACCAGCAGGGTCGTCCAGGCGATCAATGACAAGCAGGCCGACCAGGTCAAGCTGACGACCGGCGACGAGCAGGTCATCAAGGTCGAGCTCAAGAAGGGCGCCGACAAGGACAAGTACGGCGGCAGCACCAAGATCCAGGCCAGCTACATCGGTGACCAGGGCGCCAACCTGACCACCACGCTCCAGGACCAGGCCGCCTCCGGCGCCCTGGACAAGGGCTACACCGTCTCACCGGAGCGGCAGAGCCCGTTCCTGTCGGTGCTGCTCTCGCTGCTCCCCTTCGTCCTCATCGTGGTCGTCTTCCTGTTCCTGATGAACCAGATGCAGGGCGGCGGCTCCCGAGTCATGAACTTCGGGAAGTCCAAGGCCAAGCTGATCACCAAGGACACCCCGAAGACCACCTTCGCCGACGTGGCGGGAGCCGACGAGGCCGTCGAGGAACTCCACGAGATCAAGGAATTCCTCCAGGAGCCGGCGAAGTTCCAGGCCGTCGGCGCCAAGATCCCCAAGGGCGTGCTGCTCTACGGCCCGCCCGGAACCGGCAAGACCCTCCTCGCACGCGCCGTCGCGGGCGAGGCAGGCGTGCCGTTCTACTCGATCTCCGGCTCCGACTTCGTCGAGATGTTCGTCGGTGTCGGTGCCTCCCGTGTCCGCGACCTCTTCGAGCAGGCCAAGGCGAACGCCCCGGCGATCGTCTTCGTCGACGAGATCGACGCCGTCGGCCGTCACCGCGGTGCCGGTCTCGGCGGTGGCCACGACGAGCGCGAGCAGACCCTCAACCAGCTCCTCGTCGAGATGGACGGCTTCGACGTGAAGGGCGGCGTCATCCTGATCGCCGCCACGAACCGACCCGACATCCTCGACCCGGCGCTGCTGCGCCCCGGCCGTTTCGACCGGCAGATCGCCGTCGACCGTCCGGACATGCAGGGTCGTCTCGAGATCCTCAAGGTCCACCAGAAGGGCAAGCCGGTCGCCCCGGACGTCGACCTCGGCGCCGTCGCCCGCCGGACCCCCGGCTTCACCGGTGCCGATCTCTCCAACGTCCTGAACGAGGCGGCGCTCCTCACCGCCCGCTCGGACAAGAAGCTGGTCGACAACCACTCGCTGGACGAGGCGATCGACCGTGTGGTCGCGGGCCCGCAGAAGCGGACCCGGATCATGTCGGACAAGGAGAAGAAGATCACCGCGTACCACGAGGGCGGCCACGCCCTCGTCGCGGCGGCCTCGCCGAACTCCGACCCCGTCCACAAGATCACGATCCTGTCCCGCGGCCGTGCCCTGGGCTACACGATGGTGCTCCCGGACGAGGACAAGTACTCGACCACGCGCAACGAGATGCTCGACCAGCTGGCGTACATGCTGGGCGGGCGCGCGGCCGAGGAGCTCGTCTTCCACGACCCGACCACGGGCGCGGCGAACGACATCGAGAAGGCCACGGCCACCGCACGCGCGATGGTCACGCAGTACGGCATGACCGAGCGGCTCGGCGCGATCAAGTTCGGCGGCGACAACACCGAACCGTTCCTCGGCCGTGAGATGGCGCACCAGCGCGACTACTCGGAAGAGGTCGCCGCGCTGGTCGACGAAGAGGTCAAGAAGCTCATCGAGACCGCGCACAACGAGGCGTGGGAGATTCTCGTCGAGAACCGTGACGTCCTCGACAACCTCGTCATCGAGCTCCTCGAGAAGGAGACGCTCAACAAGGAGCAGATCGCGGAGATCTTCGCCCCGATCGTCAAGCGCCCGGCCCGCCCGGCCTGGACCGGCTCCTCCCGCCGCACGCCCTCGACCCGCCCGCCGGTGCTCTCCCCCAGGGAGCTGGCACTGACGAACGGCGCGAACGGCAGCGCGGCGGTGGACACCACGAAGGCGATCGAGATCGCCCCCGAGGAGGCCCCGGAGGCCTGA
- the folE gene encoding GTP cyclohydrolase I FolE has translation MTDPVTLDGEGTIGEFDEKRAENAVRELLIAVGEDPDREGLRETPARVARAYKELFAGLWQKPEEVLTTTFDLGHDEMVLVKGIELMATCEHHLLPFHGVAHIGYIPAESGKITGLSKLARLVDVFARRPQVQERLTTQIADSLMEILEARGAIVVIEAEHMCMSLRGVRKPGAKTTTSAVRGQLRDATTRAEAMSLILAR, from the coding sequence ATGACCGACCCGGTGACGCTGGACGGCGAGGGCACGATCGGCGAGTTCGACGAGAAGCGCGCCGAGAACGCCGTACGAGAGCTTCTCATCGCGGTCGGCGAGGACCCGGACCGTGAGGGGCTGCGGGAGACGCCGGCGCGTGTGGCGCGGGCGTACAAGGAGCTGTTCGCCGGGCTGTGGCAGAAGCCTGAAGAGGTCCTGACGACGACGTTCGACCTCGGACACGACGAGATGGTCCTCGTGAAGGGCATCGAGTTGATGGCTACCTGTGAACATCATTTGCTGCCATTTCATGGCGTAGCTCACATCGGTTATATTCCGGCTGAATCGGGCAAGATTACGGGGCTGTCCAAGCTGGCGCGTCTCGTCGATGTCTTCGCCCGGCGGCCGCAGGTCCAGGAGCGGCTGACGACGCAGATCGCGGACTCGCTCATGGAGATCCTGGAGGCTCGTGGCGCGATCGTCGTCATCGAGGCCGAGCACATGTGCATGTCCCTGCGTGGAGTCCGCAAGCCGGGCGCGAAGACGACGACCTCGGCAGTGCGTGGTCAACTGCGCGACGCTACTACACGTGCCGAGGCCATGTCCCTGATATTGGCACGTTAA
- a CDS encoding SMI1/KNR4 family protein: MIETTGADRRFPPVLADVARVEFDYDDGEGVDFEPYDAFDSAEETTDWLRHWTGNHELDGGAYRVFGQDGTGGLAAIWRVRPGRPLVEQPVVFMGSEGERGLVAGNLSDFLWVLADGFGPMEAALYLEREARPDAALAELAERYATTPRRAAREIVVEAQAEFATFSDDIDELCR, from the coding sequence ATGATCGAGACGACCGGCGCCGACCGCCGCTTTCCGCCCGTGCTGGCCGATGTGGCCCGAGTCGAGTTCGACTACGACGACGGCGAGGGCGTCGACTTCGAGCCGTACGACGCCTTCGACTCCGCCGAGGAGACCACCGACTGGCTGCGGCACTGGACCGGCAACCACGAGCTCGACGGCGGTGCCTACCGGGTCTTCGGGCAGGACGGGACCGGCGGGCTCGCGGCGATCTGGCGTGTGCGACCGGGGCGACCCCTTGTCGAGCAGCCCGTTGTGTTCATGGGCTCGGAGGGCGAGCGCGGCCTGGTGGCCGGGAACCTGTCCGACTTCCTGTGGGTCCTGGCCGATGGCTTCGGGCCGATGGAGGCCGCGCTGTACCTGGAGCGCGAGGCTCGCCCGGACGCGGCCCTGGCCGAGCTCGCCGAGCGGTACGCGACCACCCCGCGCCGGGCCGCCCGGGAGATCGTCGTCGAGGCTCAGGCCGAGTTCGCGACCTTCTCCGACGACATCGACGAGCTCTGCCGCTAG
- a CDS encoding S41 family peptidase has product MRIVTATVVALALVGAAAPAASAHQPATDGIWRTDGYGTVLSIRNGTLQEYQTTAVSCIAGDTAQRTGPGAYTTPGGTVLTVRTRGDRARASVRLDGDVGERNLRRMTELPEACTRSAPGGPLASFDVFWQSFEENYPFFAAKGIDWHAVRDRYRPTVHEGTTPDELFAVFSKMVEPLHDAHVAVWDVDGDGDGDPDRGFAEVRPGTVMPGGKLDAKVKKFVVERDLKDARNLQDFAAGRITYADLPGGQGYLRISGFGGYAGRGASYAAELAELDKALDTVLGQERTRHLKGLVIDLRINGGGSDAMGLHIAGRLTDTPYLAYSKRARNDPADPTRHTRPQPLYVTPAQGPRYTGPVAVLTGGSTVSAGETFTQALMDRPGRTVRIGQPTQGVFSDVMVRKLPNGMSVWLPNEELLTRSGRTFDGAGIPPHLIEPVFTTEEFDQNKDSAFDRAVSVLRD; this is encoded by the coding sequence GTGCGCATTGTCACGGCCACCGTCGTCGCCCTGGCCCTCGTCGGCGCAGCCGCGCCGGCCGCCTCCGCCCACCAACCGGCCACCGACGGAATCTGGCGCACCGACGGCTACGGCACCGTGCTGTCCATCCGGAACGGAACCCTCCAGGAGTACCAGACCACCGCCGTCAGCTGCATCGCGGGCGACACCGCGCAGCGGACCGGCCCCGGCGCGTACACCACGCCCGGAGGCACCGTCCTCACCGTGCGCACCCGCGGGGACCGCGCCCGCGCTTCCGTACGGCTGGACGGCGACGTCGGCGAACGGAACCTGCGCCGGATGACGGAACTGCCCGAAGCCTGCACGCGTTCCGCCCCCGGGGGGCCGCTCGCCTCCTTCGACGTCTTCTGGCAGTCCTTCGAGGAGAACTACCCCTTCTTCGCCGCCAAGGGCATCGACTGGCACGCCGTACGCGACCGGTACCGGCCCACGGTCCACGAAGGGACGACCCCGGACGAACTCTTCGCCGTCTTCAGCAAGATGGTCGAGCCGCTCCACGACGCCCACGTCGCCGTCTGGGACGTCGACGGCGACGGCGACGGCGACCCCGACCGGGGCTTCGCGGAGGTCCGCCCAGGCACCGTCATGCCCGGCGGGAAGCTCGACGCCAAGGTCAAGAAGTTCGTCGTGGAGCGCGATCTCAAGGACGCCCGGAACCTCCAGGACTTCGCCGCCGGGCGGATCACCTACGCCGACCTCCCCGGCGGGCAGGGCTACCTGCGGATCTCCGGCTTCGGCGGCTACGCGGGCCGCGGGGCCTCCTACGCCGCCGAGCTGGCCGAGCTCGACAAGGCGCTGGACACGGTCCTCGGCCAGGAGCGCACCCGGCACCTGAAGGGCCTGGTCATCGACCTGCGGATCAACGGCGGCGGCTCCGACGCCATGGGGCTCCACATCGCCGGGCGGCTGACCGACACCCCCTACCTCGCCTACTCCAAGCGGGCCCGCAACGATCCCGCGGACCCCACCCGGCACACGCGCCCCCAGCCCCTGTACGTCACGCCCGCCCAGGGCCCCCGCTACACCGGACCGGTCGCCGTGCTGACCGGCGGCTCGACCGTCAGCGCGGGAGAGACCTTCACCCAGGCCCTCATGGACCGGCCCGGCCGGACCGTGCGGATCGGGCAGCCCACGCAGGGCGTCTTCTCGGACGTCATGGTGCGCAAGCTCCCCAACGGCATGTCGGTCTGGCTGCCGAACGAGGAGCTGCTGACCCGGTCGGGCAGGACCTTCGACGGCGCGGGCATCCCGCCGCACCTCATCGAGCCGGTCTTCACCACCGAGGAGTTCGACCAGAACAAGGACTCCGCCTTCGACCGGGCCGTGAGCGTCCTGCGAGACTAG